A single region of the Vagococcus teuberi genome encodes:
- the rpoN gene encoding RNA polymerase factor sigma-54, which translates to MKFTQNFRQGQAQVQTQKLAMTQQLQQSIKMLQFGTDDLLSFLNDKMLENPLIDVSVSDMDTQYLESSHYNKLQDNDTTDWINQIPENEQSLFHYLIEQIHLNYRDTPLRKISLFLIEFIDTNGYLTISIEEAMAINRVSYIEVLDALTLIQMLEPAGVGARNLQECLMLQTERDDEAPNQAYLVLEEYFDDLANRKWQRIEKKLGLSLKEIQEIFDYIQKLHPNPAAIFSSDEDSLIYPDLVVKVDKETDTIIISSTKAGKPEVNFQSNYFERMSRQGDKEVEKYLNEKKAEYEWLKKSLEQRGDTILRVGKEIVKRQSNFFLKDSHPLKPMKLKEIANDLSLHESTISRAVNGKYLTTEFGVFELRSFFTTGLEQKNSSDVIATSDIKETIKELIEDENKAKPLSDQKLVDLLKEKNIDISRRTVAKYREELGIQSSTKRKRFDY; encoded by the coding sequence ATGAAGTTTACTCAGAATTTTAGACAAGGTCAAGCTCAAGTTCAAACTCAAAAATTAGCTATGACCCAACAACTTCAACAATCAATTAAGATGTTACAGTTTGGTACTGATGACCTCCTGTCTTTTTTAAATGATAAAATGTTAGAAAATCCGCTAATTGATGTATCCGTTTCCGATATGGATACTCAGTATTTAGAAAGCAGTCACTATAATAAGTTGCAAGATAATGACACAACAGATTGGATAAATCAAATACCAGAAAATGAGCAATCACTATTTCATTATTTGATTGAGCAAATTCATCTTAATTATCGAGATACGCCACTTAGGAAAATTAGTTTATTTTTAATCGAGTTCATAGATACCAATGGTTATTTGACAATTTCTATAGAAGAAGCGATGGCTATAAATCGTGTCAGTTATATTGAAGTATTAGATGCATTGACGTTAATACAAATGCTAGAACCAGCCGGAGTTGGTGCACGGAACTTGCAAGAGTGTTTGATGTTGCAAACAGAGCGAGATGATGAAGCACCTAATCAAGCTTACCTTGTATTAGAAGAATATTTTGATGATTTAGCAAATAGAAAATGGCAACGAATTGAAAAAAAATTAGGTCTTTCATTAAAAGAAATACAAGAAATATTTGATTATATTCAAAAGTTACATCCCAATCCCGCAGCAATATTTAGTAGTGATGAGGACAGTTTAATTTATCCGGATTTAGTTGTAAAAGTGGATAAAGAAACGGATACTATTATTATTTCATCTACTAAAGCAGGGAAGCCAGAAGTCAACTTTCAATCAAACTACTTTGAACGAATGTCGCGTCAAGGTGACAAAGAAGTTGAAAAGTATTTAAATGAAAAAAAAGCAGAATATGAATGGCTAAAAAAATCTCTTGAACAACGTGGGGATACTATTTTAAGAGTCGGGAAAGAAATTGTTAAAAGACAATCCAACTTTTTTCTAAAAGATAGTCACCCGCTTAAACCCATGAAGCTAAAAGAGATCGCAAACGACCTATCACTTCATGAGTCAACTATCAGTCGAGCTGTAAATGGAAAATACTTAACTACAGAATTTGGTGTGTTTGAATTAAGAAGTTTCTTTACTACAGGATTAGAACAAAAGAATTCTTCTGACGTGATCGCAACTAGTGACATAAAAGAAACAATAAAAGAGTTAATAGAGGATGAAAACAAAGCGAAACCACTTTCAGATCAAAAATTAGTAGATCTGTTGAAAGAAAAAAACA
- the clpP gene encoding ATP-dependent Clp endopeptidase proteolytic subunit ClpP, with product MNLIPTVIEQSARGERAYDIYSRLLKDRIIMLSGPIDDNVANSVIAQLLFLDAQDPEKDIYLYINSPGGSVSAGLAIYDTMNFVKSDIQTIVLGMAASMGSFLLSSGTKGKRFALPNAEIMIHQPLGGAQGQATEIEIAARHILNTRERLNKILAENTGQPLQIIERDTDRDNFMSAEEAKEYGLIDEVMVNSAALK from the coding sequence ATGAATTTAATACCAACAGTTATCGAACAATCTGCTAGAGGTGAACGTGCTTATGACATCTATTCTCGTTTACTAAAAGATCGTATTATTATGTTAAGCGGTCCTATTGATGATAACGTTGCAAATAGTGTCATTGCACAGTTATTATTTTTAGATGCTCAAGATCCAGAAAAAGATATTTACCTCTATATTAACTCACCTGGAGGAAGTGTCTCTGCTGGTCTTGCCATTTATGACACAATGAACTTTGTCAAATCTGATATCCAAACCATTGTTTTAGGTATGGCAGCCTCAATGGGAAGTTTTCTATTATCGTCTGGAACAAAAGGTAAACGATTTGCATTACCAAACGCAGAAATCATGATTCATCAACCTCTTGGAGGAGCTCAAGGGCAAGCGACAGAAATTGAAATTGCAGCTCGTCACATCCTTAATACAAGAGAAAGATTAAATAAAATCTTAGCGGAAAACACTGGACAACCACTTCAAATCATCGAAAGAGATACTGACCGTGATAACTTCATGTCAGCTGAGGAAGCAAAAGAATACGGCTTGATTGATGAAGTAATGGTTAACAGTGCTGCCTTAAAATAA
- a CDS encoding thioredoxin domain-containing protein encodes MGTTKIDTTKVTSSVGIKIGKSDAPNLLFEFVNLRCPFCKQWWDEKLDLISKEVKNDNLHYVIKLFNKDSASLSLGNVMHEYVPNNDQAIKIITDIYNTQSQWGILGSPEEVRAFAETTLGLTKQHNDKMLQDVMEEAVNANVHFVPTLIVDGFDFDQKISNDDFLSLLR; translated from the coding sequence ATGGGGACAACAAAAATCGACACAACAAAAGTAACTAGCTCTGTTGGAATCAAAATTGGTAAATCTGATGCACCAAATTTATTGTTTGAATTTGTTAATCTACGTTGCCCATTTTGTAAACAATGGTGGGATGAAAAATTAGATTTAATCTCAAAAGAAGTGAAAAACGATAATCTACATTACGTGATTAAACTTTTTAATAAAGATTCTGCTAGTTTATCATTAGGTAATGTGATGCATGAGTATGTGCCCAATAATGACCAGGCAATTAAAATCATCACTGATATCTACAATACTCAAAGTCAATGGGGAATTCTTGGTTCACCAGAAGAAGTACGAGCGTTTGCTGAGACAACTCTCGGCTTAACTAAGCAACATAATGATAAAATGTTACAAGACGTTATGGAAGAAGCTGTAAACGCCAATGTGCACTTTGTTCCAACTTTAATTGTTGATGGGTTTGATTTTGATCAAAAAATATCCAATGACGATTTTCTTTCTTTATTACGATAA
- a CDS encoding HAMP domain-containing sensor histidine kinase produces the protein MKWTILTSLVISILFAVFAVISYQISSRLMIQQEELTFNRTISEVTSRLSRGTEPLSFNSSVFYLKESTEEYVGDGYYGANTLESTMMNLNSFISELSRPEMDLKVYNADGDLVFETKNRYVPFDKKAQSETTIKTYEYVTGLVLLKPVYSNQTGKLMGYAQGFYDLGFYYKYRKELLKNLVIIGICGLLVSVMMSFLLSSYFTSPLRKMVRTLNNIETAHKTGLRMPVPKSHDEIYDLAKAFNDMIERMERFITQQQQFVEDVSHELRTPVAVIEGHLNLLNRWGKDDPEVLEESLSASLQEITRMKSLVQEMLDLSRAEQSEFHYKNETCLAKETIQTTVNNFQMLYPEFVFNLDDDDLDNSVEIKMYRNHFEQILIILLDNAVKYSRDRKEVIISASKSYQNIDLMIQDFGEGISEEEIEKVFNRFYRVDKARARHTGGNGLGLSIAQQLIENYNGTINVKSHVGLGTAFYLSIPYVVKQKNPQMPTVTE, from the coding sequence TTGAAATGGACCATTCTAACATCATTAGTGATATCAATTTTATTTGCTGTGTTTGCAGTTATTTCTTATCAAATTAGTTCACGATTAATGATTCAGCAAGAAGAGCTGACCTTTAATCGAACAATATCTGAGGTAACTAGCCGATTATCTAGAGGAACAGAGCCATTAAGTTTTAATAGCTCTGTTTTTTATCTAAAAGAATCAACTGAAGAATATGTCGGTGATGGGTATTATGGTGCTAATACGTTAGAATCAACTATGATGAATTTAAATAGTTTCATTTCAGAACTCTCACGACCAGAAATGGATTTAAAAGTTTACAATGCAGATGGTGATTTAGTATTTGAAACAAAAAATCGCTATGTACCATTCGATAAAAAAGCTCAATCTGAAACGACAATCAAAACTTATGAATATGTTACAGGTTTGGTTTTATTAAAGCCAGTTTATTCTAATCAAACAGGTAAACTGATGGGTTATGCGCAAGGTTTTTATGATTTAGGATTTTACTACAAATATCGCAAAGAATTACTTAAAAATCTCGTAATTATCGGTATTTGCGGCTTATTAGTTAGTGTGATGATGAGCTTTTTATTATCAAGCTATTTTACAAGCCCTCTTAGAAAAATGGTAAGAACGCTAAATAATATTGAAACGGCACATAAGACCGGTCTTCGAATGCCAGTACCAAAATCACATGATGAAATTTATGATTTAGCTAAAGCCTTTAATGATATGATTGAACGCATGGAGCGATTTATTACGCAACAACAGCAGTTTGTTGAAGATGTCTCACATGAATTAAGAACACCAGTAGCAGTCATAGAAGGACATTTGAATTTACTAAACAGATGGGGAAAAGATGATCCTGAAGTGCTGGAAGAGTCGTTGAGTGCCTCACTACAAGAAATCACTCGTATGAAAAGTTTGGTACAAGAGATGCTCGATTTATCAAGAGCCGAGCAATCTGAGTTTCATTATAAAAATGAAACGTGTTTAGCAAAAGAAACAATCCAAACAACGGTAAATAATTTTCAAATGCTTTATCCTGAATTTGTTTTTAATCTAGATGACGATGATTTAGATAATTCGGTTGAAATTAAAATGTATCGTAATCACTTTGAACAAATACTGATTATTTTATTAGATAATGCGGTGAAATATTCGAGAGATAGAAAAGAAGTGATTATCTCTGCATCAAAATCTTATCAAAATATTGACTTAATGATTCAAGATTTTGGAGAGGGGATTTCTGAAGAGGAAATTGAAAAAGTGTTTAATCGTTTTTACCGAGTGGATAAAGCAAGAGCAAGACACACAGGTGGTAATGGTTTAGGACTATCTATTGCTCAACAACTTATAGAAAATTATAATGGAACGATTAACGTAAAGAGTCATGTGGGGTTAGGCACGGCATTTTATTTATCTATTCCATATGTAGTCAAACAAAAAAATCCACAAATGCCAACTGTTACAGAATAA
- a CDS encoding response regulator transcription factor, which produces MSNRILIIEDEKNLARFVELELKHEKYETEVHYNGRTGLEAALSQDWDAILLDLMLPELNGLEVCRRIRQVKNTPIIMMTARDSVIDRVSGLDHGADDYIVKPFAIEELLARLRALLRRIDIEGDKNVTKQTTLSYRNLTIEKENRVVRRGDDIIELTKREYELLLILMENVNVVLSRDVLLNKVWGYEIEVETNVVDVYIRYLRNKIDVPGEDSYIQTVRGTGYVMRS; this is translated from the coding sequence ATGTCAAATAGGATTTTGATAATTGAAGATGAAAAAAATTTAGCTCGCTTTGTGGAATTGGAGCTAAAGCATGAAAAATACGAAACAGAAGTTCATTATAATGGACGTACCGGTTTAGAAGCAGCGTTATCACAAGATTGGGATGCGATTTTATTAGATTTAATGTTACCTGAGTTAAATGGTTTAGAAGTCTGTCGTCGAATTCGTCAGGTGAAAAATACGCCTATTATTATGATGACAGCAAGAGATTCGGTCATTGACAGAGTATCTGGTTTAGATCATGGAGCAGATGACTACATTGTTAAACCGTTTGCTATAGAAGAGTTACTAGCACGATTGCGAGCGTTACTTCGCCGAATTGATATCGAAGGTGATAAAAATGTGACGAAACAAACGACATTATCTTATCGGAACTTAACAATTGAAAAAGAAAATAGGGTGGTTCGCCGAGGTGACGATATCATTGAACTAACTAAAAGAGAATACGAATTATTACTTATTTTAATGGAAAATGTTAATGTCGTACTTTCTAGAGATGTGTTATTAAATAAAGTATGGGGCTATGAAATTGAAGTAGAAACAAATGTTGTAGATGTCTACATTCGTTATTTAAGAAATAAAATTGATGTTCCAGGTGAAGATAGTTATATCCAAACTGTTCGTGGAACTGGGTATGTAATGAGATCGTGA